TTTGACGAACGCACCAAACGCCCCCAAACCATTGGCGGGGCATTGGGTGGTTTGATTAAAATTTTTGGGATTCGCGCATCGGATTCAGACCTGGCGGCGCGCTGGGATGAAATCATGGGGACTGATATCGCGTCTGTTGCGCGCCTGGCGGCAATAAAAAAGAATCGCGACAACACATTTAACGTTGTAATTCGCCCCACCCACCCGGCGTACGCATTACAACTATCATATCAATCCGACGAAATAATAAAACGAATTAACAAATATTTCGGCTATGACGCCGTCGGCAAAATAAGTTTTCGAAAATGACAAAACGCGTACTGGGCATTGACCCTGGATTATTACATACCGGATGGGCGGTGGTTGATACCGCGGGACAAACACGCAAATATATTGCCAGTGGCGTTATATTGCCCAAAACAACATTACCGTTTGCCGAACGCCTGACGACAATTTTTCGCGGCGTGTCCGAATTATGCGAAACATTTTCCCCCGACGAATGCAGCATTGAAATCACGTTTGTGAACAAAAACCCAAAAACCACACTTATTTTGGGACACGCGCGTGCGGCGGCAATTGTTGCAGTGGCGAACCGCGACATCCCCGTTTTTGAATACGAACCAAATAAAATTAAAAAGGCCCTGACCGGCGCCGGCCACGCCGACAAAACTGCGATTGATAAAATGGTTCAAATTTTATTACCCACGGCCCACCCAAAAACCGCGGACGAAGCCGACGCCATCGCCATCGCCCTGGCCCACACAAATATGACACGATTTATATAAACAAAAATCCCGCATATGCGGGATTCTTACCGCAATGGTGGGAAACAATCGCCACCTGATTCCGGGCAACAATTAAAACCCAAATCATACATATCGGTATAAACCTCGCCTGGGCAACAGCCATGTTTATCGGGCATTTCGCCCCCATCACACATTGGCACATCACCCGGCGCAATCGTATCACGCGACGCATGCGCCCACATCCCCAGCACAAATCCAACCAAGAAAGCCATAACAATCGCAACACACGAACTAATATTCTTTTTCATATATTATCCCTTTGATATAAAAATGTACCCTTGCACAAAAAATAAAAAATAATGGTATAGATACGGGATGGGGGCGACATCATAGTGTACAGAAGTTACATGAGATGTTGCCCCCGCCCGTAGATACGCCATTAGATTTTATTTTTATTTCAACGGGGGGAAACAGTCGCCACTACCCTCTTTCGGACAGCACGCAAACACCGTATTCCCCAAATCCTTGAACACTTCATCGCCACAGCACCCAAATTTATTGGGCTGACTGCCATCGGCGCACAGCCCCGCATCCAGATTGGCTAATTCCTGTTCCAACTCTATCATCGGGTCAATTTCCACAACATCTTGCTGAACCACAGATTCTACCTCTGGCGATTCTTGGACGACATCCTCTACAACAGTCGATACCTCTTCGGGTGCGGCGGTCACTTCAACAACTATCCGCGCTTCCCCAGACGTCCGACGCCCACGCGCAGATTTCGTACACGTACGACGATATTCCGCCTTTAATTTTGTCAGTTCTGCCGTCTCGGCTTCTGTTGGTTCATCTATTTTACCAATTTCAGACACCCGCGCCGATATGTCTGCGCAACTCATCCTCTCTGACACAACCTGGCCTGCGCCATCGGCAAACGCCCCCGACACAAAGCAACTTAACATTAAAGTAAAAAGTAATTTCATAACTATAACCTATTGTTCGTTAATGATTTTTTCGACTTCCAGAATGAAGTCAATCGCTGGATTTGTTAATCGCTTGGCGGTTTCAAAAATCTCTTCTGCGGCCGCCTGCATATTCAACCTTTTATATGTTTCTACAACCTCGATTGTCTCTTGGTTATCAAATTCATCATCTTCCAGCGCGCGCGCAATTTCCAATTCTTGTTTTGCCAAATCTACATACCTGGCACTATTTTCTGCGCATCCACGTTCTGACAAATTCGCATAGATTTTTGCCCTTTCAATCCTGTCATCAGAATCATCACTTGCATATGGCAATTGCCCCAACAACAGTGTTTCAATCTGTTCGCACGTCTGCTGACCCGCATCAGAATCCTGTAACGCCACAACAATTTCACGTTCACGCGCCGCCGCATTATGATATTTCTGCTGATTCTGGGAACAACCATTCATAACCAATTTTTCATAGACACCAATATTATATTCATGATCGCGAACATCCTGGCTATCCTCTGGCATCAGACGGCCCAGCAACAAATCTTCGATTATCGCGCATGTTTCTTTTGTCTGCGATTCCACCACCGGCGCAGGCGTTGCGACCTGCTCTATCTCTGCGACCGGGGTGGGACGGCCATTAATTCCCAATCCAACCATCAATCCGCACGCAAACAGTGCACCCAACGCCAACCATCCAAACACCTTCTCTTTTCTGGTGTGAACAACCTGAACTTTTTGCTTAACTTTCACAACTCTCTCCTTATGTTTTTATTATTCCACAATCCCATTGTTAATTGTAATAATTCTATCCGCGCGCGACGCCAGGTTCATATCATGCGTCACAAACAGCATTGCCATCTTGTTTTTACGCACCAAATCCAGCAATAAATCAAATACACTGCCTGCATGCATTGGGTCCAGACTGCCCGTCGGCTCATCCGCCAACAAGATATCTGGATTATTCGCCAACGCGCGTGCAACGGCGGTACGCTGTTGTTCGCCACCACTCATTTCCCCTGGAACATGCGACGCCCGATGCGCAACACTTGCAGCGCGCAGCAACTTCATCGCACGTGCCCGCGCCAAATTTTCATCCACACCATTGGCCAACATCGGCAACATAACATTTTCCAGCGCCGTAAAATCTGACAGCAAATTATGCTTTTGATACACAAATCCGATTTTTTTGCGTCGAATTTGTGTCCGCATATCTTCATCCATTTTCTGAACCGCCGCACCATTAATTAATATACTGCCCCCACTGGGTCGGTCTAACAATCCCACACACTGCAACAATGTTGATTTACCCGAACCCGACGCCCCAACCAGCGCGATAATTTCCCCACGATGCAAATCAAACCCACCGCCACGCAGAATATGCAATGGTTGCCCCCCTTCGACAAACGTCCGTTTAATATCCCGCACCGACATAACCGCGTCGCCAGACTGTACCTTTGACAAAGAATCTAAAATATTCGCCATTTACTTTGCCTTTTTCTTACTCATTTCTCAACACCTCGACCGGGTCTGTGTTTGCCGCCTTCCATGCTGGGTACAACGTCGCCAAAAATGCCAACAACACCGCAATCAGCGCAATCCCCAACACATCCGTCCAAACCAATTTAGACGGCAATTCAGACAAATAATACAGTTCCGCCGGAAACAAATCACGCCCTGTAATCCATTGAAAGAACTGACGAATTGGCTCAATATAAATCGCGACCAGCACCCCAAATATCGTGCCAAAGAACGCCCCAATCACACCAATCGACGTCCCCGATAAAATAAATATCTTCATCATAGACCTGCGCGACACACCAAATGTGCGCAACACTGCGATATCTTTGTTTTTATCTTTGACCAACATAACCAACGACGACACTATATTAAACGCCGCCACAATCACAATCAGCATCAAGATTAAAAACATAACATTTGATTCCACCTGTAATGCGCCAACAAAACCACGGTTCAAATCGCGCCAATCACGCACCACAAACCCATCCGGCAACAGACGCGCCAAACTTTCGACAACCGCCGTTGTATCTTCGGGATTATCCAAGAACAAATCAATATGCGTCACAGAATTGCCAATATTCAAATACTTTTGCGCGGTTTCCAACGGCATAAAAATATAGCCTGAATCATATTCATACATACCCATAAAGAATGAACTCATCACCGGGTACGACATAATCCGCGGCATTGAACCAAAGGGTGTCGGCGTTGCATTATTTGCAGACACTAACGAAATATTATCCCCCATACCAACGCGCAATGCCCGCGTCAACGACGCCCCCGCGACCAGTTCGCCATCTGTGATTGCGGCCAAATCCTTGCCATAAATTCGTGTACCGGTCTGGGTTTTTGCCGCCAAATCAGACATCCGAATCCCCCGCAACATCGCCCCCGTATTATTCCCATTTGCGGTTGCCATAACCTGACCTTCGGCAATTGGCACAATCGACACAACACGCTGTTCAACCGCTTTGTTCTGTTTCATTTTATCAATCAGAAAATCAAAATCCGAAATCGCGCCATCCTGGTGATAGACAACCACATGCCCATTCATCCCAACAATCCGCCCCAGCAGTGTATCATGAAAACCGCCCATGACCGACATCACCACAATCAGCGTTGCCACCCCCAACATAATACCAATCAGTGACACCCACGAAATCACAGAACCAAACCCG
The genomic region above belongs to Alphaproteobacteria bacterium and contains:
- a CDS encoding lipoprotein-releasing ABC transporter permease subunit is translated as MFSKLERKIAFRYLGAKKRGFGSVISWVSLIGIMLGVATLIVVMSVMGGFHDTLLGRIVGMNGHVVVYHQDGAISDFDFLIDKMKQNKAVEQRVVSIVPIAEGQVMATANGNNTGAMLRGIRMSDLAAKTQTGTRIYGKDLAAITDGELVAGASLTRALRVGMGDNISLVSANNATPTPFGSMPRIMSYPVMSSFFMGMYEYDSGYIFMPLETAQKYLNIGNSVTHIDLFLDNPEDTTAVVESLARLLPDGFVVRDWRDLNRGFVGALQVESNVMFLILMLIVIVAAFNIVSSLVMLVKDKNKDIAVLRTFGVSRRSMMKIFILSGTSIGVIGAFFGTIFGVLVAIYIEPIRQFFQWITGRDLFPAELYYLSELPSKLVWTDVLGIALIAVLLAFLATLYPAWKAANTDPVEVLRNE
- a CDS encoding ABC transporter ATP-binding protein, which produces MANILDSLSKVQSGDAVMSVRDIKRTFVEGGQPLHILRGGGFDLHRGEIIALVGASGSGKSTLLQCVGLLDRPSGGSILINGAAVQKMDEDMRTQIRRKKIGFVYQKHNLLSDFTALENVMLPMLANGVDENLARARAMKLLRAASVAHRASHVPGEMSGGEQQRTAVARALANNPDILLADEPTGSLDPMHAGSVFDLLLDLVRKNKMAMLFVTHDMNLASRADRIITINNGIVE
- the ruvC gene encoding crossover junction endodeoxyribonuclease RuvC; amino-acid sequence: MTKRVLGIDPGLLHTGWAVVDTAGQTRKYIASGVILPKTTLPFAERLTTIFRGVSELCETFSPDECSIEITFVNKNPKTTLILGHARAAAIVAVANRDIPVFEYEPNKIKKALTGAGHADKTAIDKMVQILLPTAHPKTADEADAIAIALAHTNMTRFI
- a CDS encoding DUF721 domain-containing protein, whose translation is MSNHDKKFDERTKRPQTIGGALGGLIKIFGIRASDSDLAARWDEIMGTDIASVARLAAIKKNRDNTFNVVIRPTHPAYALQLSYQSDEIIKRINKYFGYDAVGKISFRK